ACTCGCCACCCCCTCGCTCGCCGAGTATGTGACGGGCGTCGGCGTGTGGGGCATCAACTCGCCCGAGTGGTCCGACCGCGGCTTCGCGTTCGGTGCCGCTGAGGCGGGCACGGTGTTCCGCTCGAGTGACCACGACCCGATCCTCGTCGGCGTGAGCAGCGAGGTGGCCCCGGTCGAGATCGACATCCTCACCACCAACGACTTCCATGGTCGGCTGGAGGCCGGCAGCGGCGTTCCCGGTGCCGCCCAGCTCGGCGGGATGGTCGACTACTGGCGGGCGCAGAACCCCAACACGGCGTTCGTCGGAGCCGGTGACCTGATCGGCGCATCCACCTTCACCTCGTTCATCCAGAACGACCAGCCCACCATCGACGTGCTCAACGAGATCGGGCTCGACACGAGCTCCTTCGGTAACCATGAGTTCGACAAGGGACGCGCGGATGTCGACGATCGCATCCTCGACGCCGCCAACTGGCCCTACCTGGCCGCCAACCTGTACGACACCACGACGGGTGCTCCCGCCTACGACGAGTACTTCCTTCAGGAGTTCGACGGTGTGACGGTCGGCTACATCGGTGCCGTCACGGAGGCGCTGCCCGAGCTGGTCAGCCCCGCCGGAATCGAGACGCTCGACGTCAGGCCGGTCGTTCCTGAGGTCAACCGTGTCGCCGGGGAGCTCAGCGACGGCGATGAGTCCAACGGTGAGGCCGACGTTCTGGTGCTGCTCGTCCATGAGGGCGCGGCGACCCCCGACATCTCCTCTTCGACGGATGACTCGGCCTTCGGCAAGATCGTCAAGGACACGGACGCGAGTGTGGATGCGATCGTCTCAGCGCACACGCACCTCGCCTACGACCATGAGGTCGCGATCGACGGCATGGAGCATCCGCGTATCGTCATCTCGGCGGGCCAGTACGGGGCCAACTACGGCCACATCGAGCTCTCCGTCGATGCACAGACCGGCGACATCGAGACCATCGCAGCCGAGGTGAAGCCCATCACCGGCTTCACCCCGAATGCGGCAGTCGAAGCGATCGTCGCGGATGCTGTGGCTGTCGCCTCAGAGCTGGGTGCCGTCTCGGTCGGCCAGATCGAGGGATCCCTCTACCGCGCGGTGCAGAACCCGGCCGGCACGACGCCGTTCCCGGAGAACCGCGGAGGTGAGTCGACACTCGGCAACTTCGTCGCCGACGTGCAGCTGTGGGCGGCATCCGAGCTGGGTGCCCAGATCGCCATCATGAACCCGGGTGGCCTGCGCGCCGATCTCGTGTTCGAGTCCAGTGGCGCGAATGACCCCGACGGCAATGTGACCTACGCGGAGGCCGCCGCAGTGCAGCCGTTCGCGAACACGCTCACCACGCTGACGCTCACCGGAGCCCAGCTGAAGCAGGTGCTCGAAGAGCAGTGGCAGCCGGCGGGGGCACAGCGCCCCTTCCTCAAGCTGGGCATCTCGGAGGGCCTCGAGTACACGTACGACCCGGCCGCGGCATCCGGTGCACATGTGACGTCGATCACCCTGAACGGTGAAGCCATCGACCCGGCCGGTGAATACAAGGTCGTCGCCAACTCGTTCCTCGCGGCGGGCGGCGACAACTTCACCACCCTCGGCCAGGGCGCGAACCCTGCCGACAGCGGCCGAATCGACCTGCAGGCCATGGTCGACTACTTCACCGCCAACCCGGTCGCGGCGCCCTCCTACGAGCAGCGCGCCGTCGGCGTCCGCCTCTCCTCGGAGGGACCGTACGCGGCGGGCGACCAGCTGACGCTCGACCTGTCGTCGCTGCTGTTCAGCCGCGGCGGCCCGGCCGAGGCGAACGTCGAGGTGAGCCTCGGCGACACGGTGCTCGGCACGGCCGCGATCGACCCCGCAATCGTCGACACCACCGACGAGCAGGGTCGCGCATCCGTCACCGTCACCATCCCGGCAGGGGTCTCCGGACCGCAGCTGCTCACGGTGACCGTTCCGGAGACGGGCACCTCGGTTGATGTTCCGATCGAGGTCCAGGCGGCCGAACAGGCCATTGAGTCACTGAAGCGACCGCTCATCACGGGGCCCGTGCGCGTCGGCAAGACGGTCAGCGTGAACGAGGGCCGCTGGAGCGAGAGCGGCGTCGCCTACTCGTACCAGTGGAACCGCAACGGCCAGCCGATCGCGGGAGCCACCGGCGAACGCTACAAGCTGGTGCAGTCGGATGCGGGAGCCAAGCTGACCGTGACGGTCACCGCATCGAAGGACGGCTACACCGACGGCTCCGCCACCTCGGACGCCCGCACGGTGCAGAAGAAGGCGAGCGGCTTCGGCGCGATCGTCGCCGCCATTCAGGACGCGATCGACGAACTGATCGCGTACCTCGGCTGGCTCCTCCGCTAGAACGGAGCGCGGCCTCCTCGACCCTCGCGGGTTGAGGAGGCCGCCACTGGCGGGTTGCACGTGGGCGCGGTTTCGAGACGGTCGCCGTAGACGGCGACCCCTCAACCGGCGGGCTACCTGCTGGTCGAGGTGTCGCGCTCTGGCGCGACAGTCTCGAGACCGGCCCCCGCGAGTGACCCCCGTAACCGTCTTGGTCTGCCGCGACCGCGTGGTTAGGCTTTGAGGGTCCGTCCCCCTCTGAGGAAGCAGCTGACCCATGGCCCGTATCTTTGACAACGTCTCCGCGCTGATCGGCAACACCCCGCTCGTGCGTCTCAACCGGGTGACGGATGGCGCTGGCGCCACCGTTCTGGCGAAGCTCGAGTTCTACAACCCCGCCAACAGCGTGAAGGACCGCATCGGCGCGGCCATCATCGACGCGGCTGAGGCATCCGGTGCTCTGAAGCCGGGCGGCACGATCATCGAGGGCACCAGTGGCAACACGGGTATCGCTCTGGCCATGGTGGGTGCGGCCCGCGGCTACAAGGTCGTCATCGTCATGCCTGACACGATGAGCCGGGAGCGCCGCGGTGTCATCCGCGCGTTCGGTGCTGAGATCGTTCTCACGCCGGGCAGCGAGGGTATGCGCGGCGCCGTCGAGAAGACGAAGGAGCTTGTCGAGTCGACTCCGGGCGCCGTGTGGGCTGACCAGTTCGGCAACCCGGCGAATGCGCTGATCCACCGCACGACGACGGGTGAGGAGATCTGGGCCGACACGGATGGCGCTGTCGACATCCTCGTCTCCGGTATCGGCACGGGCGGCACGATCACGGGCGCCGGCGGGCTGCTGAAGGAGCGCAAGCCGGGCCTGCAGGTGATCGCGGTCGAGCCGATCGATTCGCCGATCCTCAGCGGCGGCAAGCCGGGCCCGCACAAGATCCAGGGTCTGGGTGCGAACTTTGTTCCGGATGTCCTCGACACGAGCGTCTACGACGAGGTCATGGATGTGACCCTGGATGCGTCGCTCGAGTTCGCGCGCCGCCTCGCCGCCGAGGAGGGCCTGCTGGTGGGCATCTCGTCTGGCGCCGCAGTGAGTGCCGCAGTCGAGGTGGCGAAGCGCCCCGAGAACGCGGGCAAGACGATCGTCGTCGTCGTGCCGGACTTCGGTGAGCGCTACCTGTCGACGGTGCTGTTCGAGCACCTGACGGACTGATCCGGCCTCTCGCCGGGATAGCCTTTCGGCTGTGAGTGTTTTCGGCCGCATACGTGAGGATGTGGCGACCGCGCGCCTGCGCGACCCCGCCGCCCGCAGCAATGCGGAGGTGTTCTGGCTGTATTCGGGCCTGCACGCGGTGTGGGCGTACCGGGTCGCGCACAGGCTGTGGCTGTGGCGCTGGTTCTTCGTGGCGCGCTGGGTGTCGCAGGTGGCGCGCGCGTGGACGGGCGTCGAGATCCACCCGGGTGCGACGATCGGCCGACGCTTCTTCATCGACCACGGCATGGGCGTTGTCGTCGGCGAGACGGCCGAGCTGGGCGACGACGTGATGCTGTACCACGGGGTGACTCTGGGGGGCCGCTCCTCGCAGCGCACGAAGAGGCACCCGACTTTGGGCAACCATGTGACGGTGGGCGCCGGGGCGGCCGTGCTCGGCCCGGTGACGCTGGGCGACGGATGCGTCGTCGGCGCGCATGCGGTCGTGTTGCAGGATGCGCCGCCCCGGTCGCTGCTGGTGGGCAGCCCGGCGAAGGCGCGGCCGATCGCGCCCGTGCACGAGTTCGACCAGCAGTTCTTCGTCGACCCGGGCAGCTACAGCATCTGAGCGCCCCGGCTGGTCTCGAGACTGCGCGATCGCTCCGCGCTCGCGCACCTCGACCAGCGGATTTCTCAGCCGGTTGAGGGGCCGCCGTCTACGGCGACCGTCTCGCCCCCGCGCATCCGTTCAGCCGGGTTCGATACGCTCTGACCGTGAACTTCGCCTTCCACCGTCTGGCCCGCTCGTGGCCGAAGTACCGCTGGTTCAAGCCGCTCCTGACGGGCCTGATCGCGATCGTGTTCTACGTTCTGCTGTCGGTGCTGGTGTCGCTCGGCTTCTTCGCGGTGTCGCTGATCGACCCGCAGGGTTTCGGCGCGGGGTTCGAGCGTCTCGTCTTCGAGACGGTGATCGACAACTCTGATCCGCTGGTGCTCGCCTATTCGCTGGTTGTCGTCGCGCTGATGCTGCCGGCGCTGCTGCTGGCGACGCTCATCATGGGGCCGCGCCCGCTGGGTCTGTTGTCGTCGGTGGTGGGCAGGCTGCGGTGGCATTGGATGGGCCGGCTTCTGCTGCCCGCGCTGGGCGCCTTCGCGGCATCCTATGTTCTGTATCTGCTGGTGCTTCCGCTGATCGCGGGCGACCCGCTGGTGGCGCCGCAGGTGGGGGCGTCGACGTGGGTGATGTTGGCGGTGACGCTGCTGTTGGTGCCGTTGCAGGCGACGGCGGAGGAGTACGTGTTCCGGGGTTACCTGATGCAGACGATCGGCGGCTGGCTGAAGCATCCGGCGTGGGCGATCCTGTTGCCGGTGCCGCTGTTCATGGCGGGCCACCTGTATGACGTGTGGGGGCTGCTCGATGTGGGTGTGTTCGCGCTGTTCGCGGGCTGGATCACGTGGCGCACGGGTGGCCTGGAGGCGGCGATCATGGCGCATGTGATCAACAATGCGTCGATCTTCGCGCTGGGAGCGTTCGGCATGGTCGACGTGAACGCGGCGGAGGGCAGCCCGTGGGGCGTGCTGGTGACCGCGTTGACGCTGGGTCTGTACGCCTGGCTGGTGTTGCGGATGTCGGGCGGCATCCACAGGGAGCGCCGCCTGGTCCTCCCCGCGGCACCCACCGTCCCACCTCCAATGCAGGGATATGCACAGGATGAGTGACCTCCGCTTGTGGATTACCACAGTCAGTCTCGGCGCCGCGCGACGGGTTTTGTAGCCCCGTCACTGCAGGCTTCCTCTTGCCGGGTCGGGTGCCTAGCGTGGGGGTATCCGCCGTCGCCGGGGTCACGAGCCTCGGGCGTATGGTTTTCCACCCATCGGAGTTGAGGAACACGTCATGGTCGACACAGCACCCCGCACCGGCAAGTCAGCAACGAAGACTTCCATCAAGGCTGAGCCTGCGCCCAGTCTGGCCGCGCAGGTCGATGCCCATCTCGATGCGACATCGGGCGAGGCATCCGTCGATGTGTCGTCGCTCACCGAGCAGCTGATGGGTACGTGGGCGGATGTTCGCCGCAAGGCCCGCGAGTTCGCCAAGAACCCGGAACTGCACGATGTGCCGGGGCTGAGCCTTGACGAGCAGCGCGAGCGCACGCTCGGTCAGTTGCGGCTGCTGGTGGAGCAGGGCGAGGTGCTCCGCGCGTTCCCGAAGTCGGTGGGCGGGCTTGAGGACAACGGCGGCAACATCACCGCGTTCGAGGAGTTGGTGTCGGCGAGCCCGTCGCTGCAGATCAAGTCGGGTGTGCAGTGGGGCCTGTTCGGCAGCGCCGTCATGCATCTGGGCACCGACTACCACCACAGGACTTTTCTGCCCGACATCCTGAGCCTGAAGGTTCCGGGCGCGTTCGCGATGACGGAGATCGGGCACGGTTCGGATGTTGCGAGCATCGGCACGACGGCGACCTACGATGAGGCGACGCAGGAGTTTGTGATCAACACCCCGTTCGCGGGTGCGTGGAAGGAGTTCCTGGGCAACGCCGGCAAGCACGGCATCGCCGCGACGGTGTTCGCGCAGCTCATCACCAAGGGCGTCAACCACGGTGTGCACTGCTTCTACGTGCCCATCCGGGATGAGGACGGCGAGTGGCTGCCGGGCGTGACGGGCCGCGATGACGGCTGGAAGGGCGGGCTGAACGGCATCGACAATGGCCGTCTCGCCTTCGACGATGTGCGGGTTCCGCGCACCAATCTGCTCAACAAGTACGGTGATGTCGCCGAGGACGGCAGCTATTCCTCGCCGATCGACAGCCCCGGTCGTCGCTTCTTCACCATGCTGGGCACGCTGGTGCAGGGGCGCGTCTCCCTTGACGGTTCGGCGACCGCAGCATCCGCCATGGGTCTTGCGATCGCGATCGGCTACGGCAATCAGCGCCGCCAGTTCAGCGCGGCCGACCCGCAGAGCGAGGAGTTTCTGCTCGACTATGGCCGCCACCAGCGCAGGCTCATCCCGAAGCTGGCGACGACGTACGCGCAGATCTTCGCGCATGACGAGTTCCTGGTGCAGTTCGACGCCGTGTTCAGCGGCGCCGACCCGGATGGTGCGGAGGACCTGGAGACGATCGCCGCGTCGCTGAAGCCGCTGTCTACGTGGCACGCGCTCGAGACGCTGCAGGAGGCGCGCGAGGCGTGCGGCGGTGCCGGCTTCATGGCCGAGAACCGGCTCACGGGCCTGCGCGCCGACCTCGACGTGTACGTCACCTTCGAGGGTGACAACAATGTGCTGCTGCAGCTGGTGTCGAAGCGCCTGCTGGGTGACTACGCGAGGCGTTTCAAGGGGGCGGATGCTGCGGCTCTCGCCCGCTTCGCCGCGGGTCAGGCGGCCGGCCGGTTGATGGACGCTGGCCTGCGCACCCTCGCCCAGAACGTGCGCGACCTCGGTTCGACGGCGCGCAGCGTGACCGAACTGCGCGAGACGGATGTGCAGCGGCAGCTGCTCACCGACCGCGTCGAGACGATGGTGGGCGAGCTCGCACAGCGGCTGCGCCCGGCGTCGAAGATGTCGGCGAAGGATGCTGCGGACCTGTTCAACTCGCTGCAGAACGAACTCATCGAGGCGGCCCGCGCCCACGCCGAGCTGCTGCAGTGGGAGGCGTTCACGCGCGCGCTAGAGAAGGTGGAGCATGCCGGCACGAAGCAGGTGCTGTCGTGGCTGCACGATGTGTTCGGGTTGGGCCTCATCGAGAAGCACCTCGGCTGGTACCTCATCCACGGTCGCCTGTCGCCGCAGCGTGCGCAGGCGGTGACGGCGTACATCGATCGTCTGTTGGCGCGGCTCCGCCCGCACCTGCAGGATCTGGTGGATGCCTTCGGTTACGAGCAGGAGCACCTGCGCGCGACCCTCACCTCCGGCATCGAGCGGGAGCGTCAGGAGGAGGCGCGGGCGCACTACGAGGCGCTGCGCGCATCCGGTGACGCCCCCGTCGACGAGAAGTCGCTCAAGGCGGCCAAAAAGAAGAGGTAACATCCTTCGCCCGCGCCGCGATGGGATCTCCTCTCAACGGGTACCCAATTTCGTGAGTGGTCATATTTGCGCCCAAGATTCTGTTCTTTGGTTCAGAATTGACCACTCAGAAACTGGACACATCGGGCCCGTTTACGTGAGCGGTCAAAAGTCGCCCCGCCGCCTCCGGCTTGGGTCCAGAATTGACCACTCGCGCAGGGACGCACCTGTGGAGAACTCGCCAGCCTCGTCGGCGGCGCCAGCTAGCCTTGTGGCATGACTGAGACGACCACGCCTGATGCGGCACTCGAGACGCTCGGCAGGGTTTTCGGTTACGACAGTTTTCGCGGCGACCAGGCGGAGATCATCCGTCATGTGGTCGCCGGTGGCGACGCGCTCGTGCTCATGCCGACGGGTGGCGGCAAGTCGCTCTGCTATCAGGTGCCGTCGCTTGTGCGCGAGGGCACGGGGGTTGTCATTTCGCCGCTGATCGCGCTCATGCAGGATCAGGTGGATGCTCTGGCTGCGGTGGGCGTGCGGGCCGAGTTCCTGAATTCGACGCAGGGGCCGGATGAGCGGCGCAGGGTTGAGGCGGCGTTCGTGGCGGGCGCGGTCGATCTGCTGTATCTGGCGCCAGAGCGGCTCGCGATCGAGTCGACCGCGCAGCTGCTCGACCGCGGCACGATCGCGCTTTTCGCGATCGATGAGGCGCACTGTGTGGCGCAGTGGGGGCACGATTTCCGGCCCGACTATCTGCGGTTGTCGATGCTGCATGAGCGTTGGCCGGCCGTGCCGCGCATCGCACTGACGGCGACGGCGACGGAGCAGACGCACGCGGAGATCGCGCTGCGCCTGCAGCTCGACGATGCGCGACATTTTGTGGCGAGTTTCGATCGGCCGAACATCCAGTACCGCATCGAGGCGAAGAATCAGCCGCAGCGGCAGCTGCTGGAGCTGCTGCGCACGGAGCATGTCGGCGACGCGGGCATCGTGTACTGTCTGTCGCGCGCATCGGTGGAGAAGACGGCCGAGTTCCTCAATTCGAGCGGCATTCCGGCGCTGCCATACCACGCGGGTCTGCCGGCTGAGGTGCGCGCCGCGAACCAGTCACGCTTCCTGCGCGAGGACGGCATCGTCATGGTTGCGACGATCGCGTTCGGCATGGGCATCGACAAACCGGATGTGCGTTTCGTCGCCCACCTGGACCTGCCCAAGTCGGTGGAGGGCTACTACCAGGAGACGGGCCGCGCGGGCCGCGACGGCCTGCCGTCGACCGCCTGGCTGGCCTACGGGCTGCAGGATGTGGTGCAGCAGCGCCGCATGATCGAGCAGTCGGAGGGTGACCTGGCGCACCGCCGCCGCATGAGCGCGCACCTGGATGCGATGCTGGCGCTGTGCGAGACGGTCGAGTGCCGGCGCGTGCAGCTGCTCGCCTACTTCGGGCAGTCGTCGCAGCCGTGCGGCAACTGCGACACCTGCCTGAACCCGCCGCAGGCGTGGGATGGCACGGTGCCAGCGCAGAAGCTGCTGTCGACGATCGTGCGCCTCAAGCGGGAACGCAATCAGACATTCGGCGCCGGTCAGGTGGTCGACATCCTGCGCGGCAAGGAGACGCCGCGCACACTGCAGCACGGGCACGAACAGCTCGCCACGTGGGGCATCGGCGAGGACCTGAGCGATCAGCAGTGGCGCGGGGTGGTGCGGCAGCTGCTCGCGCAGGGGCTGCTCGCGACGCAGGGTGAGTACGGAATTCTTGCGCTGACGGATGCCTCGGCCGCCGTTCTCTCGGGAGAGCGCGCCGTGTCGCTGCGCACCGAACCGGAGCGGGTGGCCCGGAGGGCGCCGAAGCGGCAGGCGGCGCTCGCCGACCTCGAGCCGGCGCAGGTGGAGCTGTTCGAGGCGCTGCGCGTGTGGCGCGCGGAGCAGGCGAAGGAGCAGGGGGTTCCGGCGTACATCGTGTTCGGGGATGCGACGCTGCGCGCGGTCGCCCTGGCGAAGCCGGCGACGATGGACGAACTGGATGCGCTGCCCGGCATCGGCGCGAAGAAGCGCGACGCGTACGGGCAGGCGCTGCTCGAAGTGGTCGCCGCGGCTTAGCTGCTGGTCGAGGGGCACGGAGTGCCGTCTCGAGACCGGGTTGTGCGCGGGTGGGGTTTCGAGACGACCTCGTTCCTCGGTCCCTCAACCCGCGGGTGGCTTTGCTGGTCGAGGGGCACGGAGTGCCGTCTCGAGACCAGAACCGACGAGTAACCCTCCTTGTGCGGGCGAGTTACCGGGGTTAGCGTGGTGTCTCTGTCTTACCCGGCATCACCGTTGTTCTGCACCCGAAGCAGGCGTCATGTACATCTCGTTCTCCGACCGCCCCAGGGGTGGCGCGCGGCCCACGACGGGTGCGGGCGCGCGCGTGTCGTCGGTGGTGATCGCTCTCGGCGTGGTCAGCATGCTCACGGACGTGTCGTCTGAGTCGGTTGCGGCGATTCTGCCGCTGTATGTGACCGGTGTGATCGGGCTTTCCACTGTCGCCTACGGTTTCATCGACGGCATCTATCAGGGTGTGAGCGCTCTTGTGCGCATCGCGGGCGGCTATGCGGCGGATCGCGGCGACCAGCCGAAGTGGGTGGCGTTCTTCGGCTATGGGGTGTCGGCGTTGGCGCGGGTGGGCTTGTTGTTCGCGTCGGGTTTTGCGGCGCTGACGGCGGTGCTGGCGATCGACAGGCTCGGCAAGGGGGTGCGTACGGCGCCGCGCGATGCCCTCATCGCTGCTTCGTCGCATCCGGATGCTTTGGGCAGGGCGTTCGGCATGCACCGGATGCTTGACACGATCGGCGCGGCGCTGGGCCCTCTCATCGCCTTCGTGATTCTGCTGCTCATCCCGGACGGCTTCAGCACGATCTTCGTGGTGTCGTTGGCGTTCGCGCTGCTCGGCCTGGCGGTGCTCGGTTTCATTGTTCCGAATCGCCGCCCGCGGGCCGAGGCGCCTGTGGTGGCCCGCCCGGCGAAGCGGTTCAGTCTGCGCGAGTTGCGTGACCCCCGCCTGCGCCGGCTGCTGCTGGTTGCGGCGCTGTTCGGGCTGCTGACGGTCGGTGACGGGTTCATCTATCTGGTGCTGCAGGGCAGGGGCTCGTTTGCAGCGGAGTGGTTTCCGCTGCTCTATGTGGGCACGAATGTGGCGTTCCTCGCGCTGGCGGTGCCGGTCGGCCGGCTCGCCGACAGGGTCGGGCGTGCGCGCATATTCGTGATCGGGCATGTTGCGCTGCTGGCGGCGTACGTGTCGGCGGCGCTGCCGGTGGCGGGGGCTCCGATCACGATCGCCTGCCTTCTGCTGCTGGGCGTGTTCTATGCGGCCACCGATGGCATCATCGCGGCGCTGGCCACGCAGTTCACGCCGGTGTCGGCGCGGGCGAGCGGCATCGCGGCGGCGCAGACGGTTGTGGCGGTGTGTCGTTTCTTCGCGTCGACCGGTTTCGGGCTTCTGTGGTTCTTCGCGGGGCGCGCGAATGCGGTGATCGTGGTGGCGGTGGCGCTTGCTGTGGTGATTCCGTTCGCGGCCTGGCTGCTGCGGCAGGCGACCCGGCGCCCGCCAGACGAGGGCCCGCCAGACGATGGCACGCCAGACGAGGGCACGCCGGACGAGGGCACTGCGGACGAGGGCACGTCAGACGAGCGCCCGTCAGATGAGGGCACCGCGGATGACCCCGCAGAACGGGTGGCCGAGGGGTGAGCGGTCGCGGGCGTTGGGCGTGGCTCGCCGCTGTCGTGGCCGTTGTGCTGCTGGCGACGGGCGGCTACGGCGTGTGGGCGTATCTCGACTATCAGGGCAGGGTGTCGGCGGCAGACGAGGCGGCGGGTGACGCCGTGCCGTTCGAGAGCGTGCTCGATGGCCCGCGGGTGCTGTTCCGCAACACGGTGCTCGGGCAGCAGTACGGGCTGGTGGCGGCGGTGCCACTCGAGGGCGCCGACGGCACGGATGCGACGGTGGCTCCGGATGCTCCGCGCGCGGTCTCGAAGGTCGCCTGCGACCGCGTGCATGCGAGCGCCGACAGGGTGCTGTGCCTGCACACGGATCGCCGGCTCGGCTCGAAGTTCGAGGCGAAGCTGTACGACAACGAGTGGAACGAGCTGGGTGGTTGGCCGCTGCCGGGGGTGCCGAGTCGCACCCGCATCACGCCGGATTCGCAGTTGTGGGCGAGCACGGCCTTCGTGACCGGCCACTCCTACGCGACGATCGGTTTCTCGACGGCGACGACGATCAGCGGCGCGGATGGCACCGAGTACGGCAACCTGGAGGACTTCACGACGACGATCGAGGGGGAGCCGCTGACCACGAGCGACCGCAACTTCTGGGGCGTCACCTTCGCCGACGATGGCAACACCTTCTACGCGACCGCGGCATCCGGCGGCAGCACCTGGTTGGTGCGCGGCGATCTGGCGAAACGCACCATGGTGTCGCTGCGCAGCAATGTGGAGTGCCCGTCGCTGTCACCGGATGGCACGCGCATCGCGTTCAAGAAGAACGTGTCGACGGGGTCGGTCTCGAGCTGGTCGATTGCCGTGTACGACCTGGCGAGCGGCACGGAGACGGTGGTCCCGGGCGAGAGCAGCGTCGACGACCAGGTGGAATGGCTCGACGACAACACCCTCCTGTTCGGTCTGCCGCGGCCGGATGCGGTGGGAGACAGCGACGTGTGGTCGGCCCCGGCGGATGGCAGCGCAGAGCCGACCTTGTTCATCGAGCACGCGTGGTCGCCGGCGGTCGTGCGCGGCTGATGCGTTGCCGTCAGCGGGGAAGCATCGTGTCGTTCGCGCCCATCTGAGGCGGTCGCAGCGACGGGCGCAGCAGGGCGCGCAGCGTCGGCCAGGAGGTGCGCTGCCCGAGGAGTCCGCGCCGCAGCTCCACGAGCACGGTCATGCCGAAGTAGAGCCAGGCGCGGCCGTCGCCCGCCCGCCGCCGGTACAGGCGCACCCGGTTGAGCATCTGCATGGTGTGGGTGGCCCAGCTCTCACCGG
This portion of the Homoserinimonas aerilata genome encodes:
- the cysK gene encoding cysteine synthase A gives rise to the protein MARIFDNVSALIGNTPLVRLNRVTDGAGATVLAKLEFYNPANSVKDRIGAAIIDAAEASGALKPGGTIIEGTSGNTGIALAMVGAARGYKVVIVMPDTMSRERRGVIRAFGAEIVLTPGSEGMRGAVEKTKELVESTPGAVWADQFGNPANALIHRTTTGEEIWADTDGAVDILVSGIGTGGTITGAGGLLKERKPGLQVIAVEPIDSPILSGGKPGPHKIQGLGANFVPDVLDTSVYDEVMDVTLDASLEFARRLAAEEGLLVGISSGAAVSAAVEVAKRPENAGKTIVVVVPDFGERYLSTVLFEHLTD
- a CDS encoding acyl-CoA dehydrogenase, encoding MVDTAPRTGKSATKTSIKAEPAPSLAAQVDAHLDATSGEASVDVSSLTEQLMGTWADVRRKAREFAKNPELHDVPGLSLDEQRERTLGQLRLLVEQGEVLRAFPKSVGGLEDNGGNITAFEELVSASPSLQIKSGVQWGLFGSAVMHLGTDYHHRTFLPDILSLKVPGAFAMTEIGHGSDVASIGTTATYDEATQEFVINTPFAGAWKEFLGNAGKHGIAATVFAQLITKGVNHGVHCFYVPIRDEDGEWLPGVTGRDDGWKGGLNGIDNGRLAFDDVRVPRTNLLNKYGDVAEDGSYSSPIDSPGRRFFTMLGTLVQGRVSLDGSATAASAMGLAIAIGYGNQRRQFSAADPQSEEFLLDYGRHQRRLIPKLATTYAQIFAHDEFLVQFDAVFSGADPDGAEDLETIAASLKPLSTWHALETLQEAREACGGAGFMAENRLTGLRADLDVYVTFEGDNNVLLQLVSKRLLGDYARRFKGADAAALARFAAGQAAGRLMDAGLRTLAQNVRDLGSTARSVTELRETDVQRQLLTDRVETMVGELAQRLRPASKMSAKDAADLFNSLQNELIEAARAHAELLQWEAFTRALEKVEHAGTKQVLSWLHDVFGLGLIEKHLGWYLIHGRLSPQRAQAVTAYIDRLLARLRPHLQDLVDAFGYEQEHLRATLTSGIERERQEEARAHYEALRASGDAPVDEKSLKAAKKKR
- a CDS encoding CPBP family intramembrane glutamic endopeptidase — translated: MNFAFHRLARSWPKYRWFKPLLTGLIAIVFYVLLSVLVSLGFFAVSLIDPQGFGAGFERLVFETVIDNSDPLVLAYSLVVVALMLPALLLATLIMGPRPLGLLSSVVGRLRWHWMGRLLLPALGAFAASYVLYLLVLPLIAGDPLVAPQVGASTWVMLAVTLLLVPLQATAEEYVFRGYLMQTIGGWLKHPAWAILLPVPLFMAGHLYDVWGLLDVGVFALFAGWITWRTGGLEAAIMAHVINNASIFALGAFGMVDVNAAEGSPWGVLVTALTLGLYAWLVLRMSGGIHRERRLVLPAAPTVPPPMQGYAQDE
- the epsC gene encoding serine O-acetyltransferase EpsC; this translates as MSVFGRIREDVATARLRDPAARSNAEVFWLYSGLHAVWAYRVAHRLWLWRWFFVARWVSQVARAWTGVEIHPGATIGRRFFIDHGMGVVVGETAELGDDVMLYHGVTLGGRSSQRTKRHPTLGNHVTVGAGAAVLGPVTLGDGCVVGAHAVVLQDAPPRSLLVGSPAKARPIAPVHEFDQQFFVDPGSYSI
- a CDS encoding ExeM/NucH family extracellular endonuclease, which codes for MPESAPQRNHSRRGRLAAIASLSALALAFSGLGATAATAAEVTHSIADVQGTGATTPLNGAVVTVEGVVTADYRGASGYRGIVIQTQGSGGATDATPGASDGIFVFLSNANPAVAIGDLVRVTGTAGEYFGQTQITASSAAATELVSAGVGVPEATALPDSVVGDARESLENQLVTPTGSYLLSSSHQLYNFGTLWLNAGAQAVKSTETTDAGPAADAIAAANRANRILLDDGYSIQISNNSHPGEQPYFTTDAVVRNGDTVTFPQPYVLQYGFDDWRLQPTVPLTDASPAESKPTFTSTNPRPEVAPEVGGDFQVAAFNVFNYFTTLTSQNSQARGAATAEKFAIQKSKIVAAINGLGADVVALQEIENSVKLGEPLDEALADLVDGLNAAAGAGTWAYAATPAELNNADVTDFITSAIIYKPAVVTPVGDSFADVDAVWDMARIPVAQTFESEGTGKVFTVVANHFKSKSGDGAEPADGQGKFNAERTAMAERLVGFVDGITADPAKSDDVFLIGDFNAYAQEDPIQVFTGAGYVDLLPERTDGQYTYTFDGELGSLDHVLATPSLAEYVTGVGVWGINSPEWSDRGFAFGAAEAGTVFRSSDHDPILVGVSSEVAPVEIDILTTNDFHGRLEAGSGVPGAAQLGGMVDYWRAQNPNTAFVGAGDLIGASTFTSFIQNDQPTIDVLNEIGLDTSSFGNHEFDKGRADVDDRILDAANWPYLAANLYDTTTGAPAYDEYFLQEFDGVTVGYIGAVTEALPELVSPAGIETLDVRPVVPEVNRVAGELSDGDESNGEADVLVLLVHEGAATPDISSSTDDSAFGKIVKDTDASVDAIVSAHTHLAYDHEVAIDGMEHPRIVISAGQYGANYGHIELSVDAQTGDIETIAAEVKPITGFTPNAAVEAIVADAVAVASELGAVSVGQIEGSLYRAVQNPAGTTPFPENRGGESTLGNFVADVQLWAASELGAQIAIMNPGGLRADLVFESSGANDPDGNVTYAEAAAVQPFANTLTTLTLTGAQLKQVLEEQWQPAGAQRPFLKLGISEGLEYTYDPAAASGAHVTSITLNGEAIDPAGEYKVVANSFLAAGGDNFTTLGQGANPADSGRIDLQAMVDYFTANPVAAPSYEQRAVGVRLSSEGPYAAGDQLTLDLSSLLFSRGGPAEANVEVSLGDTVLGTAAIDPAIVDTTDEQGRASVTVTIPAGVSGPQLLTVTVPETGTSVDVPIEVQAAEQAIESLKRPLITGPVRVGKTVSVNEGRWSESGVAYSYQWNRNGQPIAGATGERYKLVQSDAGAKLTVTVTASKDGYTDGSATSDARTVQKKASGFGAIVAAIQDAIDELIAYLGWLLR